One Pseudomonas sp. MM213 genomic window, ACACGGTGGCAACGAAATCATCGCCCAACGCATCGATTTCATTGGCGATGGCATCGAGGAATGTCGCGCGTTTTTCCGCGTTCAGGTTGCGGTAAATCGGATACGCAGCGGCCGCAGCTTTGGCGGCGGCGTCCACTTCGGTTTCGGATGCCTGGAAGAAGGTGCCGGGCAGCGGTTCACCGGTAGTCGCGTCGAGGCTTTGCAATTGCAACGTGCCGTTGGCGCTGCGGCGACCGCCGATGTAGTTGTGTCCAAGTAGCGAAGTCATGACTGATTCCTTGACCGGTCAACAGCGCCGGAGGTTAAAGACTTAAAGCCCGCGAATCTGACCGATGGCCAGCGGCTGGGCGCTTTCGCCGATGCCGTTTTCCAGTGGCGCGCCGAACTCATCGAGGCTGATCTGGAAGCGATCGCCCGGCTGGGTTTTCACTCCATCGGCAAACGACAGCGTGGCCGTGCCGAAGTAATGCACGTGGACATCACCGGGGCGCAAAAACTGCGCGTATTTGAAGTGGTGGAATTCAAGGTTGGCGAGGCTGTGGCACATGTTGTCTTCGCCGCTGAGAAACTCTTTTTCCCAGATCGTTTCGCCATTGCGTTTGATGCGGCTGGTGCCCGCCAGATGCTTGGGCAATTCACCGACGCGCAGCTCCGGACCGTAAGCGCAGAAACGCAGTTTCGAATGGGCGAGGTACAGGTAATTGCGCCGTTCCATCACATGGTCGGAGAACTCGTTGCCCAAGGCATAACCGACGCGGTATGGCTGGCCGTCATCGCCGATCACATAGAGGCCAGTCAGCTCCGGTTCTTCGCCGGCGTCTTCGGCAAACGGCGGCACCGGGAAGTCCGCGCCGGGGCGCACGACAATGCTGCCGTCACCTTTGTAGAACCATTCCGGCTGCGCACCGACCTGCCCTGCCGCTGGTTTGCCGCCCTCCAGGCCCCATTTGAACATGCGCATGGTGTCGGTCATGCCGGCTTCGACTGCGCCGTCCTGCTGATGCATTTTGTCCCGCGCCGAGGCGCTGCCTAAATGGGTCAGGCCGGTGCCGCTGATCAGGCAATGCGCCGGGTCTTCGTGGTCCAGTGGCGGCAGGATTTTGCCCTGCTGCAACAGCTGGGCGTAATCCGGTCCCGGTTCGGTGCCGCGCTGGGCGACTTCTTCTTGCAGGCTGCGTTGGGCGCAGATCGCCGCGAGTGCCAGTTCGCGGGTGCTGCAGGTGCCTTTCAGCAGCTGAACCTGTGGACCTTCGACGAGGCCGACCTGGCGTTCACCCGCAGTGTTTTCAAATTGAATCAGGCGCATGTCGGCCCTCCAAAAAGTCGTGAATGTGTGGCACCACAGGGTCACTCGATGATGTTGAAGTCGCTCAGGTATTCATCGGAGATTTCCAGGCCCAGGCCCGGCGTGTTGTCGTCGAGCTGGATGTAGCCGTTGACCGGTTGCGGCTCCCCCTTGAACACGTAGTAGAAGAGCTCATTGCCGACTTCGACGTCGAACACCGGGAAGAACTCGGCCATCGGTGAGGCGGTGGTGGACATGGTCAGGTGATAGTTGTGCATCTGCCCGGCGTGCGGGATCACCGGCACCGACCAGGCTTCGGCCATGGCGTTGATCTTGCGCGCGGCGGTGATGCCGCCCACCCGGTTGGTGTCGTACTGGATCACGTCGACAGCGCGGCGTTCCAGCAGGTCTTTGAAGCCGTAGGAGGTGAACTCGTGCTCGCCGCCGGAGATCGGCATGATCCCCATTTTTTTCAGCTCGATGTAACCCTCGATGTCATCGGCGATGACCGGTTCTTCGAGCCAGCGCGGTTCGAACTCGGCGAGTTTTGGCAACATGCGGCGAGCGTATTCCAGGGTCCAGCCCATGTAGCACTCGAGCATGATGTCGATGTCGGGGCCGGCCAGGTTACGCAGGGCGCGCACTTGCTCGATGTTCTTGCGCATGCCTGCCGGGCCATCTTTCGGACCGTAGCCGAAACGCATTTTCAGCGCGGTGAAACCCTGGTTCAGATAGCCCTGGGCTTCTTCGAGGAACAGGTCGAGGTTGTCGTTGGCATAGAGCTTGGAGGCGTAGGTCCAGATTTTTTCCTTGGTGCGGCCACCGAGCAGTTTGAACACAGGCTTGTTGACCGCTTTGCCCATGATGTCCCAGATGGCAATGTCGATCGCCGAGATCGCCGCCATGCCGATGCCTTTACGGCCCCAGGCGTGACTCTGGCGGTACATCTTCTGCCAGATGTATTCGTTGTCGAACGGGTCTTCGCCAATCGCAATCGGCGCCAGATAGGTGTCGATGATTTCCTTGGCCACACGCGGCGCCAGGGCGCAGTTACCGATGCCGACAAGACCGGTGTCGGTCTCGACTTCCACCACCAGCCAACCGTGGAAACGGAACGAGCCCATGGCGTCGCCGCGCTCGAACAAGATGTCGCTGGCGTTGGTGCAGAAGTGCGCTTGAGGGGGGACGACTTTGCCTTTCCACTCGAAAACACGGGTACGGATCGCTTTGATTTTCATGAATACAGTTCCTTCACTGTGGATTCAGTTGAATTGAGTCGTGTACAGGCTGTTCGCCCTGAGGAGGTTGCGCTCTTTTGATGGTCCGACTTTAGCTGCGCTGTACCGGCCTGAATAATCACTTATGTTTATCCGGCGATAGCCTGTAGAAATACCTTTTTGATGAACGCCCAAACTCGGGTTATCGATAAGAAAAGCTCTTGGCGTACGTTCCCTCTGCTCTTTCGAAAAAAGGGACGCACTGCGCCTTTTCAAATCAGAGCAACGAGATCGGGTAGTTGAAGATCAAACGGTTCTCATCGAACTCGTTGTTGCTGAAGTCGCGGCGCAAGCTGGTGTTGCGCCATGTCACCGACAGGTTCTTGAAGGCGCCGCTTTGCACGACATAGGCCAGCTCGGCATCTCGTATGCTTTCCTGGCCGTCGGTGATGGCGCCGACGTGTACGTTGTCACCGCTGATATAGCGGTTCATCAGGGTCAGACCGGGGATCCCGATAGCGGCGAAGTTGTAGTCGTAGCGCACTTGCCATGAGTGCTCCTGAGGATTGTCGAAGCTGGCGTTGAAGCTGTCATTGCCCAGGCTGCCGCCGCTGGTGCCGTTGACGCGCATCCACTTGCCGTCGCCGGTGAGTTTTTGCAGGCCAACGTAGAACGTACTGCCGCCAATCTTGGCGGAGAACAGGCCCGAGTAGACCTTGTTGTCGATTTTCCCGGCCAGTTCGCTGCCGTCATCGTTGTCCTGGAAATAGCCGAGATTGGCGCCCAAGGTCCAGTCTCCGATCGGCTGGCTATGCACCAGGTTGACGAACTGCTGGTTGTAGATGTTTTCTAGCTCGGCATGCCAAAGACCGATCTGAGTGCGCTCCTGGTTGAAGCGATACTCCCCACCAGCGAAATTGAAACGATCCGACAGCGCTTTATCGACACCCATGTCTTCCATGCTCGCGTCGTTACGCTGGCTGGTGCCACGGAACTGGCCACCATAGAGGGTTAGGCCGGCGATCTCTTTGGAGGTGACCTGGGCCCCTTCAAAAGTCTGCGGTAATGAACGGCCGTCATCGGCCCGGAGGATCGGCAGCACCGGGCGCCATTCACCCACCTTCAGCTCGGTGTTCGACAATTTGACCTTGCCGGCAACAGCCAGGCGACCGTAATCATCGGCCGGACGGCCGTCGTCATGGATAGGCAGCAGGCCGGTACCACTTGTGCCTTTGCCACCGTCGAGCTTGAACGCCCCCAAGCCCAGCATATCCACACCGAAACCGACAGTGCCTTGAGTGAAGCCGGAGCGTGCATCGAGGATGAAACTTTGGGTCCATTCGGCGGCCTTATTTTGCGGATAAGACGGATCGACGAAATTGCGATTCATGTAAAAGTTGCGTACTCCAAGAGTGACCTTGGCGTCTTCGACAAAACCATGCTCTTCGGCCAGCGTCGATGACGCGCAGATAGCCAGCGCTACGCCGAGGGCGACGCTCGTCAGGGTTGGTTTCGGAAAGTCAGTCGCTACGGTTACGGAGTCAGCCATTATTGTTGTGCTCCCATCTTTTTTTTGGACAAAGCCGTCCCCTTCGGGCTGGTGAAGCCCGATGACGTGATGCACCGAAGGGGTCAGGCAAGTTGATCGGCCAAAGTCGGCCGTTAATCACGCAGCCACTTGCGTGGTGCGTAAAAGCGCTCAGCCGCTCGGATGGCCCGACTCAATCGCCGGGCTATTACTCATGGCTCGATACAGGGGCGCCATCTTCACAGCGGGCCATGGGGAAACGGCCCGAAACGTGCGCGTCGATAGCCCTCAGGGTCATCGGGGAAATGCTCTGGAATGGCAAATCCCGCCGGACGGAACGTCGGATTGGGGTATAGGCCGATCCGCTGGGGATTATGCCGACGCGGCAACTCACTGTTGATGTAAGACGCGATGTCGTAGGCCTCGTCTATCTTCAGCTGTGGCGCAGAAGCGGTACTTCCAAAAGGCATGTTGGCGTAGATGAAGCGGGTAAGCAGCGGCACCATGTACATATGCCCGCCATCGTCGTAAGTGTCATCTCCGGCGATAGGCGGGAACAGATAGCCGCCACCCTTGGCAAAGTCCGGTGCTGGCATTCCCTCGCCCTTAACGCCGTGGCATTGGGTGCAATGCGCGGCGAACAGTCTTTGCCCCTGTTTAGGGTCGGCGGCGCGATCGGGCATGTTAATGGGCAACAGGCCTGTGCCCGGCACGGCTATG contains:
- a CDS encoding L-rhamnonate dehydratase, with translation MKIKAIRTRVFEWKGKVVPPQAHFCTNASDILFERGDAMGSFRFHGWLVVEVETDTGLVGIGNCALAPRVAKEIIDTYLAPIAIGEDPFDNEYIWQKMYRQSHAWGRKGIGMAAISAIDIAIWDIMGKAVNKPVFKLLGGRTKEKIWTYASKLYANDNLDLFLEEAQGYLNQGFTALKMRFGYGPKDGPAGMRKNIEQVRALRNLAGPDIDIMLECYMGWTLEYARRMLPKLAEFEPRWLEEPVIADDIEGYIELKKMGIMPISGGEHEFTSYGFKDLLERRAVDVIQYDTNRVGGITAARKINAMAEAWSVPVIPHAGQMHNYHLTMSTTASPMAEFFPVFDVEVGNELFYYVFKGEPQPVNGYIQLDDNTPGLGLEISDEYLSDFNIIE
- a CDS encoding OprD family porin, encoding MADSVTVATDFPKPTLTSVALGVALAICASSTLAEEHGFVEDAKVTLGVRNFYMNRNFVDPSYPQNKAAEWTQSFILDARSGFTQGTVGFGVDMLGLGAFKLDGGKGTSGTGLLPIHDDGRPADDYGRLAVAGKVKLSNTELKVGEWRPVLPILRADDGRSLPQTFEGAQVTSKEIAGLTLYGGQFRGTSQRNDASMEDMGVDKALSDRFNFAGGEYRFNQERTQIGLWHAELENIYNQQFVNLVHSQPIGDWTLGANLGYFQDNDDGSELAGKIDNKVYSGLFSAKIGGSTFYVGLQKLTGDGKWMRVNGTSGGSLGNDSFNASFDNPQEHSWQVRYDYNFAAIGIPGLTLMNRYISGDNVHVGAITDGQESIRDAELAYVVQSGAFKNLSVTWRNTSLRRDFSNNEFDENRLIFNYPISLL
- the araD1 gene encoding AraD1 family protein, yielding MRLIQFENTAGERQVGLVEGPQVQLLKGTCSTRELALAAICAQRSLQEEVAQRGTEPGPDYAQLLQQGKILPPLDHEDPAHCLISGTGLTHLGSASARDKMHQQDGAVEAGMTDTMRMFKWGLEGGKPAAGQVGAQPEWFYKGDGSIVVRPGADFPVPPFAEDAGEEPELTGLYVIGDDGQPYRVGYALGNEFSDHVMERRNYLYLAHSKLRFCAYGPELRVGELPKHLAGTSRIKRNGETIWEKEFLSGEDNMCHSLANLEFHHFKYAQFLRPGDVHVHYFGTATLSFADGVKTQPGDRFQISLDEFGAPLENGIGESAQPLAIGQIRGL